The following are from one region of the Actinoplanes sp. L3-i22 genome:
- a CDS encoding ABC transporter ATP-binding protein, giving the protein MADIEREPTVICDDAHITYKIVGAIGANQTSPLSAFKRLVTKTNSANVREVHAVKGVSFVAYKGEAIGLIGSNGSGKSTLLRAVAGLLPVSKGAIYAAGQPSLLGVNAALMNDLPGERNVELGCLAMGMSPADVKQKKDEIIAFSGINERGDFASLPMRTYSSGMQARLRFSIAAAKKHDVLLIDEALGTGDAKFRRRSEERVRELREEAGTVFLVSHSEQSIRDTCERVIWLESGLIRGDGPTEEILQQYEAYMQK; this is encoded by the coding sequence GTGGCTGACATCGAACGCGAACCGACCGTCATCTGCGACGACGCCCACATCACGTACAAGATCGTCGGGGCGATCGGCGCGAACCAGACCAGCCCGCTCTCGGCTTTCAAGCGGCTGGTCACCAAGACCAACTCGGCCAATGTGCGCGAGGTGCACGCGGTCAAGGGCGTCAGCTTCGTGGCCTACAAGGGCGAGGCGATCGGCCTGATCGGCAGCAACGGCTCGGGCAAGTCGACCCTGCTGCGCGCGGTCGCCGGCCTGCTGCCGGTGTCCAAGGGCGCGATCTACGCGGCCGGCCAGCCGTCGCTGCTCGGCGTCAACGCCGCGCTGATGAACGACCTGCCCGGCGAGCGCAACGTCGAGCTCGGCTGCCTGGCCATGGGCATGTCGCCGGCCGACGTGAAGCAGAAGAAAGACGAGATCATCGCGTTCTCGGGCATCAACGAGCGCGGCGACTTCGCCTCGCTCCCGATGCGGACGTACTCGTCCGGCATGCAGGCCCGGCTGCGCTTCTCGATCGCCGCGGCCAAGAAGCACGACGTGCTGCTGATCGACGAGGCGCTCGGTACCGGTGACGCGAAGTTCCGCCGCCGCAGCGAGGAGCGGGTTCGCGAGCTGCGCGAGGAGGCCGGCACGGTGTTCCTGGTCAGCCACAGCGAGCAGTCGATCCGGGACACCTGCGAGCGGGTCATCTGGCTGGAGTCCGGCCTGATCCGCGGCGACGGGCCGACCGAGGAGATCCTCCAGCAGTACGAGGCGTACATGCAGAAGTAG